The Mustela erminea isolate mMusErm1 chromosome 18, mMusErm1.Pri, whole genome shotgun sequence genome has a window encoding:
- the ENPP7 gene encoding ectonucleotide pyrophosphatase/phosphodiesterase family member 7: MSGRLAVLALALATLLAPGAGAPLSRRGSRNKLLLVSFDGFRWNYDQDTHTPNLDAMALEGVKARYMTPAFVTMTSPCHFTLVTGKYIENHGVVHNMYYNTTSKVKLPYHATLGLQSWWDNGSIPIWITAQRQGLKTGSFFYPGGNVTYQGTAVTLSRKEGVLHNYKDEQEWRANIDTVMKWFTDEGLDLVTLYFGEPDSTGHKYGPESQQRKDMVMQVDRTVGYLRDSIRRSGLEGSLDLIITSDHGMTTVHKQAQDLVEFHAFPNFTFKDIEFELLDYGPNGMLLPKEGMLDKVYEVLKDAHPKLHVYKKESFPKSLHYAGNPRITPLLMYSDPGYVIHGRLNVQFNNGEHGFHNEAMDMKTIFRAVGPSFKRGLEVEPFESVHVYELMCHLLGIVPEANDGLLSTLLPTLREASNGTQSTPSGSALLPSGRPPVVDRTAGSP, encoded by the exons ATGTCGGGGCGCTTGGCTGTCCTGGCCCTGGCTCTGGCCACCCTCCTGGCTCCAGGGGCAGGGGCTCCGCTCAGCAGGAGGGGTTCCCGGAATAAGCTGCTGCTCGTGTCCTTTGACGGTTTCCGCTGGAACTATGACCAGGACACACACACCCCGAACCTGGACGCCATGGCGCTGGAGGGGGTGAAGGCCCGCTACATGACGCCGGCCTTCGTCACCATGACCAGCCCCTGCCACTTCACCCTGGTCACGG GCAAATACATCGAGAACCACGGGGTGGTCCACAACATGTACTACAACACCACCAGCAAGGTGAAGCTGCCCTACCACGCCACCCTCGGCCTCCAGAGCTGGTGGGACAACGGCAGCATACCCATCTGGATCACGGCCCAGCGACAG GGCTTAAAGACGGGCTCCTTCTTCTACCCCGGCGGGAACGTCACCTACCAAGGCACGGCGGTGACCCTGAGCCGGAAGGAAGGCGTTCTGCACAACTACAAGGACGAGCAGGAGTGGAGGGCCAACATCGACACGGTGATGAAATGGTTCACCGACGAGGGCCTGGACCTGGTCACGCTCTACTTTGGGGAGCCAGACTCCACGGGCCACAAGTACGGCCCCGAGTCCCAGCAGAGGAAGGACATGGTGATGCAGGTGGACAGGACGGTGGGCTACCTTCGGGACAGCATCAGGAGGAGCGGCCTGGAGGGCAGCCTCGACCTGATCATCACGTCCGACCACGGCATGACCACCGTCCACAAGCAGGCCCAGGACCTGGTGGAGTTCCACGCGTTCCCCAACTTCACCTTCAAGGACATCGAGTTTGAGCTCCTGGACTACGGGCCCAATGGCATGCTCCTCCCCAAGGAAGGGATGCTGGACAAGGTGTACGAGGTCCTCAAGGACGCCCACCCCAAACTCCACGTCTACAAGAAGGAGTCCTTCCCCAAGTCCCTCCACTACGCCGGGAACCCCAGGATCACCCCACTGCTCATGTACAGTGACCCTGGCTACGTCATCCATGGG AGACTGAACGTGCAGTTCAACAACGGAGAGCACGGTTTCCACAACGAGGCCATGGACATGAAGACCATCTTCCGGGCCGTGGGCCCCAGCTTCAAGAGGGGCCTGGAGGTGGAGCCCTTCGAGAGCGTCCACGTGTACGAGCTCATGTGCCATCTGCTGGGCATCGTGCCCGAGGCCAACGACGGGCTCTTGAGCACCCTGCTGCCGACGCTCCGGGAGGCCAGCAACGGGACCCAGAGCACCCCCTCGG gctctgctctcctgCCCAGCGGCCGGCCCCCCGTGGTGGACAGGACTGCTGGTAGCCCGTGA